ACCTATGACCAGCCCGCAGTACCATGTGACGCGGGTTTGGTGACGGCGCTTGAAACATCAGTGCGACAGGGCTGCCCGACCGCGCCGCGGCTGCCGTCGGGGGCGACGCATGATGCTTCGGCCATGGCAGATCTTTGTCCGATCTCGATGCTGTTTCTCCGCTGCAAGGATGGCGTCAGCCACAAGCCGGAGGAATTTGCATCAGACGCCGACATGGCGGCCGCGATTGAGGCGGTTTCGACCTTTCTGACCTCCTTGCCTACTGGCGCGTGATCAGCGGGGGAACCTATTCCGGGCGGGGGCGATCCCCTCTCAGCACCTCGCCCAGACGCTGGAACACCTCGGCGCGGGCGGATCCGGACCGCCAGGCCAGGACAATCTGCCGGGGGCAGGCGTCGGGCAGGTCTGTGAGGTGTACCTGACCTTTGGCCGCCACACCCGCCTCTACGGCGAGGTTGGGCAGCAGCGTGATGCCCAGCCCCTCGGACACCATCGCGATCAGCGTCGGCAGGCTGGTTGCGGCAAAATCATCTTGCTGGTTCGAGATTTTCCCGGGATAGGCCTCCAGCGCGTGGCGTTGCAGACAGTGGCCCTTTTCCAGCAGCATCAGGTGGCCGGAGGTCAGTAGGGTCTCAGACCCTTTGCCCGGCGTTGCGGGGCTGCCCGGTGGTGTCGCCAGCTGATAGCCATCCTCGAACAGCGGCTCGATGCTCAGTGACCCGGTTTCAAAGGGCAGGGCGATCAGGAGCAGGTCCAGCCGCCCGCTGTGCAGCCCGTCGATCAGGCTTTCGGTCAGTTCTTCGCGCAGGAACAGCCGCAGTTTTGGAAAGGTCTTGCGGATGTCCGGCAGGGTCTGCGGGATCAGGTAGGGGCCGATGGTGGGAATGACGCCAAGACGCAGGTCGCCTTCAAACGGGTTGCTGTGCGCCTGCGCCAGCACACGGATGTCCTCGGCATCTACCAGCAGCCTGCGGGCGCGGGCGACGATCTGTGATCCGACCTCGGTGAGCATCACGCTGCGCCGGGTGCGTTCGAACAGGGTCACACCCAATTGCGCCTCAAGCTCCTGTATCCCCGCGCTTAGCGTGGGTTGGGTCACGAAACAGATCTCGGCCGCGCGGGAAAAGTTCAGCTCGTCCGCGAGTGCGATCAGAAAGCGAAGCTGGCGCAGGGTGAACATTTATAGATCCCCTCTATAACTGATGAATAAATATTCAATTTCACAAATATATGGCAAGGCCCCATCTTCAGGTCATCGAAACGACCTGCTCAGGAGATGACAGATGACCGACCAGATTGCACCCACAGGCCCTCGCCTCAATGAAGCTGCCCCGGCGTTTGATGCGCTGACCACCCATGGTCAGAAAACGCTGGAGGATTATCGTGGGAAATGGCTGATCCTGTTCTCGCACCCGGCGGATTTTACGCCGGTCTGCACCACCGAATTCATTGCCTTTGCCAAGAAGCAGGATGAGTTCGCTGCGTTGAACACCGAACTGCTGGGCCTTTCGATCGACAGCCACTACAGCCACATCGCCTGGATGCTGAACATCAAGGAAAAGTTCGGCGTTGAGATCGGGTTTCCGATCATTGCCGACCTCAACATGGCAGTGG
This genomic stretch from Phaeobacter gallaeciensis harbors:
- a CDS encoding hydrogen peroxide-inducible genes activator, whose protein sequence is MFTLRQLRFLIALADELNFSRAAEICFVTQPTLSAGIQELEAQLGVTLFERTRRSVMLTEVGSQIVARARRLLVDAEDIRVLAQAHSNPFEGDLRLGVIPTIGPYLIPQTLPDIRKTFPKLRLFLREELTESLIDGLHSGRLDLLLIALPFETGSLSIEPLFEDGYQLATPPGSPATPGKGSETLLTSGHLMLLEKGHCLQRHALEAYPGKISNQQDDFAATSLPTLIAMVSEGLGITLLPNLAVEAGVAAKGQVHLTDLPDACPRQIVLAWRSGSARAEVFQRLGEVLRGDRPRPE
- a CDS encoding peroxiredoxin, with translation MTDQIAPTGPRLNEAAPAFDALTTHGQKTLEDYRGKWLILFSHPADFTPVCTTEFIAFAKKQDEFAALNTELLGLSIDSHYSHIAWMLNIKEKFGVEIGFPIIADLNMAVAQAYGMIQPGASDTAAVRATFLIDPEGVLRAMVYYPMTAGRSVDEIHRLLVALQTADENKCAMPENWTPGDPVIVPTPATPDAAMARIEEGYDTVDWYFSTRSL